A window of Schistocerca serialis cubense isolate TAMUIC-IGC-003099 chromosome 1, iqSchSeri2.2, whole genome shotgun sequence genomic DNA:
ttcttgaccaaactatttatcgtccatgtttcacttccatacatggctacgctccatacaattactttcagaaacgacttcctgacacttaaatctatacttgatgttaacaaatttctcttctttagaaacgctttccttgccattgcctgtctacattttatatcctctctacttcgaccgtcatctgttattttgttccccaaatagcaaaaatcctttactactttaagtgtctcatttcctaatctaattccctcagcatcacccgacttaattcgactacattccattatcctcattttgcttttgttgatgttcatcttatatcctcctttcaagacactatccattccgttcaactgctcttccaagtcctttgctgtctctgacagaattacaatgtcatcgccgaacctcaaagtttttatttcttctccatggattttaatacctaatctgaacttttcttttgtttcctttactgcttgctgaatatacaaattgaataacatcgccctaatctgaacttttcttttgtttcctttactgcttgctgaatatacagattgaataacatcggggagaggctacaaccctgtctcactcccttcccaaccactgcttccctttcatacccctcgactcttataactgccatctggtttctgtacaaattgtaaatagcctttcgctccctgtattttacccctgccatcctcagaatttgacagagagtattccagtcaacattgtcaaaagctttctctaagtctacaaatgctagaaacgtaggtttgcctttccttaatctagcttctaagataagtcgtagggtcagtattgcctcacatgttccaatatttctacgggatccaaactgatcttcccccgaggtcggcttctaccagtttttccattcgtctgtaaagaattcacattagtattttgcagccgtggcttattaaactgatagttcaggatattcaagcaaaactagacataaaataaagtatccaaatgtatcttcagtgcatttgcctgtgtcCCATGATAAGAgtttgcctgttcctgtctgtatcttgaaagccacggaaccagacaccatgtcaagttaatcagaaagtattgaacatatagaagagtactgtcCTCAATATCATGACGCTGCACCTGCCCTCAATATtatgacacttcgcctcagctctttaattaaaaggaactgaacgatttggttcgtgacctaaaactttcgaaacagcaagctgaactcttggggtcgagactgcaacaacggaaccttctagctctacggacaaaaatttcctgtttcagatcaacaGGTGCTTCCTTTGCccaatatttcgatatgcagaattcaatctgtatatgtagggatgtcaatggtctgatgatgcagctaggtgtagaacttaatccacaggagtggcgactatttattgactccagttaaaccagcttgaaagcagtactactgcataatggcaatgcattcCCATCGGTACTGTAGCGACGCtcccgcgcgctaattcaagctcgccggtgtgtgtgtgtgtgtgtgtgtgtgtgtgtgtgtgtgtgtgtgtgtgtgtgtgtgtgtgtttgtgtgtgtgtgtgtgtgtgtgctgtgcgcgtgtgtcagtgcagtgctgtgcggttGTAATTACGTTACGCGACGTttgtgtagttccgcgcccagcctctagaggtgctgtgttttctagcttttatatacgttctgttattattattattattattccttgttttttgagttagtgagtagttccgtgcctcctgacttgtgtggacgagtactgtttcctctcctaactacggaagtttccgaggattaaggatcctctgtataggccggaagcaaattttatagctccgatctgtccaggcatgccgggcgtcgtcaggTACGCGCCCGCAATAAAGAtattgttgctcaactgaaggtcttcattcttctgaatcacgttaagtaAAGGTcagacagccaccagtttagctgaacccgacaagtggtgaccccgacgtgattcaaGCAGAGCCCGACGTGATTCAACCAGAGACCAACGTGATTAAGAAGAAGCAGCCGTGAGCTACATAAGTAACGAGCACATAATGACCGAACAGCAGGCCGTCTCCATGATTGCAGTCCGTTTGCCGCCGTTCTGGCCCGACAACCCGGTACTCTGGTTCGCGCAGGCAGAGGCAAGTTTTAGCTGCGTTGGAATAACGGTCGAAGCAACTAAATTTGCGCTGATTGTGAGCCAACTCGACCAACGTTATGCAGCCGAGGTGCAGGACATAATCATAGCACCGCCCGAGGCTGGAGCTTTTGCCAGGCTAAAATCAGAGTTGATTCGACAGGTGGCCGCGTCGCAAGAGGACCGGATATGTCAGGTTCTGACACAGGAAGAAATTGGCGACAGGAAGCCTTCTCAATACCTGCGACATCTACGCAGCAAAGTTGACACCGTTACTGTGCCAGACAGTCTGCTCAGAATGCTGTGGAGCAGTAGGTTGCCGCCGCAAATAAAAGCCATAATCGCCTCACAAACGGACATGCTGCTGGATGACGTGGCACAGCTAGCAGACTGGATTCAGGACGCGATCACACCGGCTCCGGTCAGCGCAGTTGCGGCATTGGATAACAGTGCAAACAGTACCGCGTCTGTAGCACAAGCCGACCATGATTCTCTCGCTGCCAAGGTTGAGCTTTTGTGCGCCCAGGTCAGTGCGCTGCTGGCACGTGACGACGACAATAATAGAATAAGCCGATACAGACGGCAGCGTTCGAGAAGCAGATCTTCCGGCGGTACTACCACTCCGCAAGGCGAGGTACCATTGTGCTGGTACCACCGATGATTCGGCAATCAGGCAAGGAAGTGCACATCgccatgctcgcacccaaacgccaccgGCGGTCGACAATAGGCGCAACCGACTGCCAGTTATCCTCCAAGCGCCTGTTCATTACCGATAGGAGTTCCGGCGTTAAGTTTTTAATAGACACTGGGTCGGACCTGAGTATCATACCACGAACAGCCATACATCGTTGCCAGCCGCCAACTGCCTTCCGTCTGACGGCCGCCAACAATTCTTCCATCGCAACATATGGCACACAGAGGATGGAGCTTAATCTCGGCCTACGTCGCGCGTACGAGTGGAATTTTACAGTTGCTGACGTCACGGAGGCGATCGTCGGGGCTGATCTCCTCGCGCACTACCACCTGCTGCCGGATGTCGCGAACGCACGCTTGGTAGACAGCGTCACTGGCTTAGCAGTCACGGATTTCCGTCACAACACTGCAACGCACAGTGCCAAGTTggtccatgctacggagggtgagtacactgaattactgcttaactatccgaacttgaccaggccgcccggcgctcccaggttcataccacatgacacggtgcatcacattcaaacgactgatggtcccccagtagcatgccgacctaggcgtctcgctccggaccgattgaagatagcgaaggcagaatttgacgccatgattcgcgagggcataatgcggccatctaagagcccgtggtcctccgcattacatcttgttccgaagaagggtggagcttggcgcccatgtggtgactaccgtgcgcttaacgcgcgaacagtgccggacagatatcccgttccgttactgagggattataatcacgctttacatggtgccacagtgttcacagttctggactgcgctaaagcgtatacacagattccggtggccaatgacgacattccaaagactgcaataataacgcctttcggtttatttgaaagcaaatttatgactttcggtTTACGCAATGCCGCTCAGACCTGGCCAAGGTTTATAGACTCGGTTCTCCAGGGGCTGCCGTTCTGTTTCGCCAACCTGGACGATGTGTTAGTGTTCTCTGCTGACCGcgatcaacaccgacaacatctGTGAGAGATTTTCGAGCGATTGGAGTGTTATGGTGTCGTCTTGAACGTGGACAAgtgtgtttttgggcagtcagaggtGACATTTCTTGGCCATAAGATTTCTGCTGAAGGCTCTCTTCCTCTGTCCGAGAAGGTGGACGCTATCTTGCAGCTACCCCGACCAACTACGATCAAAGAATTACGTCATTTTTTGGGGATGCTCAATTTTTATCGACGACACCTTCCTCACGCTGCAGAGCTGCAGGAACCTTTGACGGCGGCATTATCAGGCCCTAAAGTAAATAGCAAGTCTCTGATACAGTGGACAGAGGACATGTGTTCTGCGTTCGAGGCAACAAAGAGGAGCATGGCCGACGCGGCGCTTCTCGCACACCCACGGCTCGACGCGCCGTTAGCAATTGTCGTAGATGCGAGCCAGACGGCGATCGGTGCCGCATTACAACAATGGTCCGACAACGCATGGCAGCCACTGGCGTATTATTCCCACAAGCTTTCGcctgcacagagaaaatggagcacatatgaccgtgagctcctggcagtataccaggcagtgaaatattttcgctcccaagtggaagcgcgaactttcacgatatatacagaccacaagccactcacgTTCGCCTTCCGTCAGAATAGTGTCAACTGCTCTCCCCGTCAATTTGATCACCTTGAGTTCGTGGTCCAGTTTACTACCGACATTAGACATATTTCTGGGATTGACAACATTGTTGTGGATTGCCTTTCACGGATCAGCAGTGTTTCCAGTACCATAGACTTTCCTGCACTGGCACAGGCACAGAGAGACGACGAAGAACTCCTTGCCTATGTTAAAGACACGGCTTCCGCATTGCAACTGAAACTCGTTGATGTTCCGGGGGAAGATACACAGCTATACTGCGAGTTTCTCGCGGCCGACCTCGTCCCTTTCTGACGCCGGCTTTTAGAAGACAAGCCTTTGATATAGTACATGGATTGTGCCATCCCGGGGCACGCCCGACATTCCGCCTAGTATCGCAACGTTTCGTGTGGCCAGGCATGCAAAAAGACTGCCGCGAGTGGGTCCAATCTTGTCTTCAGTGCCAACGCTGCAAGATTAACTGCCATGTACACGCACCGATCGGCGAATTTCCGAATACCACCGCCCGCTTTGCCCACGTTCATTTAGATGTAGTCGGACCACTTCCACCTTCGAACGGGCAaagatatctgtttacaatgatcgaccgttttacacgttggccggaggcagtgccggtggataatatcacaggagacacattagcttccgcttttgcaatgatttggttggcaagatttggatgcccactacatattaccactgaccgcggacggcaatttgaatcagacctgttctcacagctggccAAGTTTTGTGGTTACACCCACCATAAGACCACAAGTTATCACCCAGCAAGCAACGGAATGATCGAACGCTGGCACTGTTGTTTGAAGGCCGCGCTGATGTGCCACAAAGAAACCTGGACAACCGCACTACCAGTGGTCTTGTTAGGCTTACGGACGACTTTCAAACCAGACCTGGGGTCGACAGCGGCAGAACTGGTTTATGGAGAAACACTGCGCCTTCCTGGTGACTTTGTAGACGCTGATGCCACAGAGACAGTTGCTACTGGCCAGCCGGATTTCTTGCGATGATTGAGGGACCATGTATCAAAGATTCGCCCTCCGAAAGCCACACGTCATGGCAAGCCGCCCACTTTCGTGCACCAGGACCTGGAACAATGTCGTCACTTCATGCTCCGCACTGAGGGTGTTAAACCGCCTCTACAAGCTCCTTATTCTGGTCCATATGAAGTGCTACGGCGCAGTGCCCACACCATGGATATCCTACTGAACGGCAAAACCACGACTTGCGTTGAATCGGGTTAAGCCTGCGTACGTTTTTCCTGACACCCCACTAGCGGCACCTCATCGTAGGCATCCATCTACCGCTGTTCCAGACACTGACGCCACATCTCCGGCGCCGGCTCTTCAACATCAGCCGCCCAACGCAGCACAACATCCGCCTCCTGACATTGTTCCTCCTCCTCCGACGAGGACGACCCGTTCTGGACGTCGGATGCACTTTCCGGCACGGTATCTCGACGCCGACGCTCCGCTTCCGCCCGGGGGGCTGATGTAGCGACGCtcccgcgcgctaattcaagctcgccggtgtgtgtgtgtttgtgtgctgtgcgcgtgtgtcaCTGCAGTGCTGTGCGGTTGTAATTACTTTACGCGACGTttgtgtagttccgcgcccagcctctagaggtgctgtgttttctagcttttatatatgttctgttattattattccttgttttttgagttagtgaGTAGTTCCATGCCTCCTGACTTATGTGGATGAGTACTGTTTCctctcctaactacggaagtttccgaggattaaggatcctctgtataggccggaagcaaattttatagctccgatctgtccaGGCATGCCGGACGTCGTCAGGTACGCGCCTGCAATAAAGATATTGTTGCTCAACTGcaggtcttcattcttctgaatcacgttaagcaaaggtcggacagccaccagtttagctgaacccgacagtACCTTaggcttacgcagtagacatgaaaaaAACTTACGAAACCATgtctttgctgctagaggcaatcaaatataaggatcatgaatggcagctttgctgagATTTAAAAGTTGTTTCACTCCTTATAGGACAGGCTGGATTCATGAAATACTGCTGCATTTTGTGCCTTTGGAACAGCTGTGACACCAAGAATCACTATGCAGTCCAGGAATgacctataaggaagtcatatgttcctggaaaacgtaaatgtgaacaatactccATTGGTTGAGGCCGATAAAATCactttgcctccccttcatatcagGTTTGGCCTTATCAAGAACTCTGTAAAAGCCCTGGGTAATGAAGGTGAGGCTTTCAATTGCTTAAAAGAaatgtttcccaaattaagtgaggcaaagctgaaacagggtgtatttgttggaccacaaataagaaaatttctgaaagatccagcctttgataccaaactcacagatatccaattaggtgcttggtcttcttttaaagcaactgtgaagggctttttgggtaacagacaaaaactatgttaccattgtgaatgaagCGTTGAACAACTATAAGAACacggggtgtagaatgtcgcttaaaattcactttttacattctcaccttgatttctccccagaaaatttgggagccgtaagcaaTGAGCATGGAGAacactttcaccaagacattcttaccatggaacagcGTTACCAAGGCCATTagaacccttcgatgatgggtgactactgctgggatcttgttagggagagtgatgaaacgacaaacaaaagaagagctctgtCGTCGTATTTTTAAAAAACCAAAGacaattaaaggtgaaaatatcttctgaactaatttgtatattttattggcatcatgcccatgtATACATACAAAgcagtattgatttcaaacgttctaaatgtgtactttttttatttaaatgtgtcaattttcactattaccattttttattctgctgtgtatctaggaaatgtgatgtCATAGAGAacctgattttaccagtgtatttcgcaccccaaaattaggtaaatccatccatttacaaaccagatgcagaaaagaagtttaaatttgttaactagtgttatTGTTCTATGGTTGAAGGAAGTTTGAAGTACACACTTACAGGCTTCTTTCAACACTAACAATAAGTTTCAAACTAAAACACTATGGTCCCAGGAAGACCTACTCTGGCCACCAGAGCAGGAAGGTTTGTCACCCACATGTGTATAGCAGAAAAATTCTAATGTCACCGACATATGACTGAAATGGCAGTCAAAGGCTTAAAATAATCTGTACATTACTGGGTTCACATCTACAGGAGACAACGTTTATTAGTTTAGCATGATATAACagtcaaataaatatatttattaatctTTATAAATACATAACAATATATGAACAATAACTTCTCATGTCACAGTTCACGGAATGTATAATTAAATCACATAATATTTCACTGTAGAATAGGATCTAAATAAATATCACATGGAATGATAAATCATGCAGAAACAGGTTTAGCATTAACTGCATTCTGTATCTCCTCCTCTGTCATCAAGCCCAGATGATGCAGAGAGTATAGCAACTGCTGTTTAGAGTTGCCACAAAATTTATTATTAAGAAAATTTGGAAATCCCCTATAACCATCACCCATTGTGTATAATGGTACTCGCAGAGTTCCAAGCACCTAATGCAACAGAAACAAGATTACTAAAGTACACAGTATGGCACACTTAAGAGTGAAATGTTCTAAGAAGCATGAATGAGTTGTATTACATGTGCTCTACACAGGTTTCAATGTGTAACTAAACCAACAACAATTACAGTAGAACTAAATTCAGGTTTATCAGATTGAAAATATGATGTTCATtctatgaaaggggggggggggggtaggtcttGTTAGAATctaacagtaaaccttgagtggcAAATTATTGTATCACACAAAATACTGCTGCAAATAACATTACTAGCTATTTCTACATACAGTATGCATTTCAAATATTTAAGAATAATAATCACACATTTTTTTAatatgaaagaaacaaaacaatgAAACTAATCCTATATTACTGTGTGAGGGTAACACTATTCCTGCATACAAGTATGAAACCAGACACAAAATGATTTGTATTTTACAGACCAAATGTTCGTAGCTATTGTGCAATACGCTTAAATATatgaatgtatctaaaaacaaagatgatgagacttaccaaacaaaagtgctggcaggtcgatagacacacaaacaaacacaaacatacacacaaaattcaagctttcgcaacaaacagttgcttcatcaggaaagagggaaggagagggaaagacgaaaggatgtgggttttaagggagagggtaaggagtcattccaatcccgggagcggaaagacttaccttagggggcaaaaaggacaggtatacactcgcacacatgcacatatccatccgcacatacacagacacaagcagacattttccctctattatataaatatatgAATGCCAAGATGACTTGACCAACAATGTATGTTTATACATGAGCATGCTATCttttttttcatgtctacatatgtatTTCTCGATGTAGTTACTCTGGCAGTAAAAACACTTCTCccacttgcaccacttcatcattatcaaagtgaagtgctcaaaggtgttatttaagttttggaaacagatgaaaatcaaacTGGGCCAATTCAGGACTGTAAGGAGAATGGTtgttgacagtgaacccaagatgtTGGATTGTTGCAGTGCTCATATGTGATCCAGCTTTATCATGCTGAAAAGAGGGTGCGCCATGTACGGACGAACTCTTCGATTCGAAACCTGATCACAGCACTCTGTTTCACATGCACCAACATAATTATGTTACACATCGCTTTGTTACCCTCTAatgacagagggctgcaaatatgtagacatgaagaataaacatgtacaatgttaataattgttttatttaaaaagtcttaagagtttttcatacacaaaattgggaggcattacttttcagcatgcccttgtaccaccaccaccaccaccaccaccaccaccaccaccaccaccaccactatacaTTAGCAGTGTTGGGTAGGTTCCCATCTGCGATTACACACACTATTTAAGCCATTGAAAATATGCTCTATGTAAATCTCTCTTTGCTTGGGACTGGGATTGCAGCAATTTATGTTACAACCTAGTCTGTATCATACTGACAACATGGTCGAGCCATTTAATCTGGTATGCTTGGAACCCAGTTTTCCCACATTTTTCACTTCTCACTCTGTCTTTTAAGTTTATTCTGTTCTGGAATGCAATAATCTGATCTGTGCTCTACTCATACTTTTATACTTAAATTGCAAATACGGTTGTCCAAATACCAATATATATAAGGCCTGTTTCCTGTCCTAATGCTTTATTACTGCTTAAAATTTTTGCTCTTGAAAGACTCTTTTCAGCTGCCTAAATCCCTGATAAATTTCTATTGTTTCTATATATTTTGCACAAGTGTAACTTAATTTTGATGAGTTTCGATTGGAATAAACTTTTTATTGCACTGACTAAATCATTAAGAAATTGATAATTGTATATTTGCCAAAGCATGTGTCTTACGACTTTGTCTTCACTTCTTCAGGGTCAAAAATAGCTAAATTCTTTTATGCTCTCTATAATCATTTAcctgtgatttgtgtgtgtgtgtgtaatgacaaTTTCAATCCTGTTTACGACTATCGACTGCTAAACACTCTAATGTATATTGAGatgttacctttactccttccattatttgtaTTTTCTTCAGGACTTTCCAGCAGCATAGTTACGTAATGTAATTTGGATAAAATGTCCCTGAGAAAATTTTATCCAGTTATGCTGCTGTTTAAGCCTCTGGTGACATATACCCTAACTTTTCACGATATTACACACACATGTTAATCATATGTCAACACGGATTGCGACAATGTGCACCCTATTTCCCCAGCAGTGTGTCAAGCGGATTTATTAAGCACTGTAGCTTTAAGAATGCCAAGTAAAAAATGGTCTTACCTCTGTGCCATAATCATGTGCAAATACAGAATTTTTTTCAATATGAAAAAGTTCATCCATTGTAACCTCCACAGCATAGAAGTTTAATACCAATTTTGTACTTTTATTCCAATGAGAAACTATGTGGTTTTCATCTTTTATTAAATTTCTTGTAGGAGAGATATTCATTTCTTCAACTAATTCTCTATTCAGTCCTGTAATAACATCTTCTCCTTCATCTATGAGTCCTCCAGGAAAGCCAATATATCCATCGAATCGCATCTGCATCTGCAGAAGAAGTGAAAATACTAAAGCAAAAGAATTTAAGGGCAGAGTATAATGTGCGTAGAATGTTCAGAACAATTATATTATCACATGAAATTTATGAGCTGTGACCAGATAAGCAAAAACATCCGAGAtaacttcatatttttcctgcatttcTTTGAAAGTTCAATAAATCATAAATAAACCTACTTTCACACTACACAAGTTACTATACGGCATATAAATCCACTATCTTCCTCCTTTGCCACACCATTCACAGGTGCCAGGTGCTACTGCATCGGCTTTAATCTCTACaactttaacattgtagctatcaCACTGTATGCATATAGAGAGAGTAATATGTTGTTAAATCCCCTTTGGAGACATGGTTGTGGAACTTTACAAGTACTTGTCAACATGGTGGACATCATCTTTGCAATGTTTTCCATACTGGAGCATCTCTGTAATGTAACACGACAAATCATACAAACCAGTCACAAACAGGACAGTATTTCTTCAACCTTTTTCTTCCTTTCAAATTTCTAAGtcttactaatttgaaaaaggataatggacaaacaaataaaattcaaaattgagTCACATGTGTCTTAAACTATATCTTATGCAAGAAGGTATGCTTCAATAGAATTTGTGTAATGAAAAAAATTCACATTTACGTTTCGGTACAAGATTCATGAAGGCATTACTTCAACAACGTATGAAGGTATTTTCATCCATTGAATCCTCTTTCAATGTCAACATTTCATGGGAAATCCAGTGGCAGGAGTCATCAGCACACAACAAACTTCTAGTTGAGAACCCTTCAATGTGGGTATACAAGGACTTTATCTCCCACCATGTCAATGGAGGATTGTGAATTGGATTCAAACCAATCAAGGCAGATGTGGTTATCTACTGCTCATGTGAGGATGGACTAGTTCTGTAAACTGTGACTGTGGTGCCACTTAACAGCCAATCCTCGGTATTGTAGCCAACTCTTCTCTTTGAGTGAACAAAGGAAAAATAATGGACATTCACCATGCACTGGATGATGCAACTGAATGGCTCAGGGAATTAGATATGGAGGTCACAGATTCAAGACTTCAAATAAGACAACAGTTTTATACCTTCTAAAGAATATCTACACATGGTTACAATTTAATCATCACAGGAATAGGAGGTATTCCAAAAcagataacaaaaaacaaataattgaGAAATGAATTTACCAGTACTGACAAATTCAGTTAAGATTGATGGAAAGTAAATCTCGGTACAATACTAACATTCTCCTCCACATTTTGCTATAGCACCAGTTTCAGTCACTTAAGCCACAACAAGTCTGTCACAAAGATGTGATGTAATTGAGCTACCAACACTGCAATGCCTCAGCCTTCTTGCTGAGTTGGTAATATTTCAACTCTGGTGCCTCAACTGAATATGGTGTTGTGTAATTGCCCGGCATCAAAACAACAGTTCCTGTTGAATCAGCAAGCAGCCCCTGATGTAATAATGTTTGTTCAGCTGTGGTATGACTTGCTTATGTGGCCTCTTGCATTAGCTGTGGAAAGTGCCTTAATTTTACTCAGCTGTGCACAATCAACTATCTTCAGTGCCACAAAACTATTCCACATGGtgtgcaagatatacgagacaactgaaataccctcagacttaaaaaaaAGTGCCCAAGGGGCGGGTGTTGGCAGGTGTGAATATCACCAAACCAACAGTttaaatgagtcacagctgcaaaatactaacacaaattgttCACAGTAGAATGGAAAATGAGAGAAGCTGGTCtaaggaaagatcagtttggattctggagaaatgttggaacatgcaaggcaacACTGACAATTTGACTGATCTTACCCGATAAACTGAATAAAGGCACACttggatttagagaaagcttttgaaatgtttactggaatacgctctttgaaattctcaaggtagcagggataaaattaTAAGGGacaaaaggttatctacaacttgagcAAAAACCAGACATTGGTTAGTAGCCAAAGGCCATGAAAGGAAGGCAGTGGGTGAGACGAGAAGGAAGCAGGCTGCAGTCTATAccccatgttattcaatatgtacccTGAGACAGCAgtaaggaaaccaagaagaaatttgaaacgggaattaaaattcatggtggaagaatagaaacttttaagacttgctgatgacattctaattctgtcagagatggtaaATGGCTCTTGAAATTTCAGCTGAATGAAATGAAAAGTGTTTTTGAAAGaaattataagatgaacgtcaacaaaagtgcaGCAAGAGTAAAggaatgtatttgaattaaatcaagcgatgctgacGAAATCAGGTTATAAAATGAGCCCCTAAAAGTGATGCatcagttctgctatttgggcagcaaattacTGAATTAGGGGGGATATACAGATGGTCAATAGCAAAAatgcatttttgaaaaataaacattttcgaaccaggttttaaacagtgaagacatttccaggggcagatgtgaactccaaccacaatatattggttataaa
This region includes:
- the LOC126416115 gene encoding U8 snoRNA-decapping enzyme-like; translation: MTETGDGSWGHLEDTEYFGRISSTTDYAVLTKENLKESKYATCTQAAHCMIYCTHTQRIFDLYSARAAVLMQMRFDGYIGFPGGLIDEGEDVITGLNRELVEEMNISPTRNLIKDENHIVSHWNKSTKLVLNFYAVEVTMDELFHIEKNSVFAHDYGTEVLGTLRVPLYTMGDGYRGFPNFLNNKFCGNSKQQLLYSLHHLGLMTEEEIQNAVNAKPVSA